AGGCAGTTTAGAATTTACAATCCGTGCATATTCTCCAGAAGTTGGGAAAATCATCTAGTGGCATACGCCCTATGTGCAAGAAGTCTATTAATTTATTGCGGCCTTGCCACCATTATATAAAACCTAAGCGATGGATTTCCTGAGGTTTATCACATAATCAACTTCATGGTTGTTGTGGTTGATTCAAATTGACCCCTTAGCAGAGAATGCTGTCTAAAGGGACACAACTCTGAATTGGGTTACTGGTAGGTTTGACATATGAAATGAAAGCATACAATTACGTATCAAGCATCTGGTTTGCATACATTTTGGGGCATAAAAATTATCCTCTTTAATTGTGATACTCCATTCTGATAAGTGATAAGAGAAGGTAGTGTATTGTAACACTCCAATAGAAGGTTTAAAATACATgtcctatactccaaaatgactagtcaatgatacaattggagtcccattagaaccttataaagagcaaaaactttttcttcccaaataaTGTGGGttctcattcaccacctaccattatccttatcatatggagtatcacatgtataggatcccacattacttgggaatgaaattcttgttctttataatgttcttatgagactccaattgtatcattaactactcattttggagtataggtaaTGTGGCTTGGGCAttataaatggtatcagagttttatcccaacaaaaaatatgAGACTTGAGCTGTGCTACCTACGATGGACTGGCCTGACGAGGACGTTGGGAATATAAGGGgaggagattgtgatacctcattttgataagtgataagggtaggtaATGTATGAGATCTtacattgcttgagaatgagaagttcttgctttttataatgttttagtgggactccaattgtatcattgactagtccttttggagtataggtcatgtggattgggccttccattgaagggcatacatgcataatgcttttataaaattacatgtttaCCGTATGTACGTGTAAGAGGGTATGTTACATTAGTGTGTGATGCAATGCCATTTGAATTTTGGAGGTCTTTGATTGGTGAAGTCTATGAAAATTCTGTGGACTGGAGATACCGCCTGACCCTGAGCTAGTTCCTTTTTGTCTATCAGAATTGCATTTGTTCATTTTTAGCAATCCGATTGTAATTTCAATTTGCACCTTCATTTCTTGGTATCATTTCAGATCTAGTTTTACACAGTTTTGTATCTTGCCGACTCAGTAATAACTTTACAAGGCATAGgatttgtttaaaaagaaaaattggaattTGGGATTTTTTGTTACTATTGTCTATCCCTAGTCGTCCATGTCGCAGCTACCCCAGTGTTtattaaataatcatataaacTACTTTTTTCTGTTATTTTGAATGCACTGAACAAAATTGTCGTATTTCTTAGAAAATATCTCCAAGTTCTTTTCGCTCTTCTTGGTCTGTAAATTAACCGATGCCGTAGCTGATTTCGAGTACAGGCTCTTCACTGCttgtctaaatattttattttactaacaCTGCAGAGAAAGTGACTATGAGTCTACAAGTACAAGAACCTATATATTTCTTTGCTCTTCTGCGTTTTCTCCTGTGCTTCTTAGTCCACTATCAGGGATACATATGTAGCTAAGTAGAAATAATTTAATGGCGAGAATGAGGCGTTGAGATAACATAAAATCGCAATGTCAATTCCAAGTGCCTCCTTGGAATTCATGAGTATATGCTGGCATACTGAGGGAATCGCCAGCTCGTTCTGGAGAGTAACTGAACTTGGTTTCCTTCAGTTAAAGATAATATGCAGCACGGGCCCCCACCAGGGCAGTTATGGTGAAGAGCATCAGTGAACAAAAGGAGACTGAGCTGGCTGAGTTAGGGCTTTCTGTTGGTTCTGAGCCATATATTGTTGATCCACCGGGTATACTGGTCGGTGTGGGTGGGGTCATTGGGATTGTTGTTGGGGTTGGTGGGGTCGGGATGACCGGTGAGCTTATGCTGTTGATGGTAAAAAAACTGGGTAAGATTTTCCATTGCCTTAAGCTTTGACACGAAAAATGAAATTAGCAATGGTTATGAAGATTACCTGGGTGTTGTCGTGGATGATGCATAGTGACAGCTTCCACTACCTGTAAAACGCAGAAAGAGAGGGAAGTATTAGATGAATCATATTATAGGTGTATGcgagaacaattttttttttttttggttaatgaTAAGGGGAGCACTTATTAAGATACTGCCAAAGTTGCAATTCAGTTTTAGGGGCAGAGATAAAAGCGtgggaattaattaaatatggcAAAGGAGTTGCAAAACTAAGGTTGGccaaaatttgtgaaaatctTCACCAGCAGTTGGAGAAGTCCTAGAAGAAATTAGGATGTGGAAAAAGAATTCAAGTTAGAAGTGGTCATCTATGCATACTCAAGAATTCTGTGGATTAATTTTTAAGAAGGGaagtcatattatatataccaattaaaaaaaaaaaagatgataatcTGTTGTCTTTTGAGCAGAGATAAAAGACATAGATGGTGGTGATTATGCCATATGAAGAACATTTCTTACTCGGGTCAGTGTAGGTAAGTTGTGCCGTTCCTCCAAATACACAACTGGTAGGTGCTGGATTTTTATGGTAGTAGTCGTTGAAGGCATATGAAGCGTGATCACGCAGAGTGTTTGGGTTGTAACAGCTTGATCCTGGTTGAATTGCAGAACAGTCTGCTCCTCCATAGCCACAAGCATAGTCAATAGCCACCTGTAAAGCTGTTTCTGAAGCTGCTTGGCTTGCAATGCACCAAGTACCACCTGACGTTGCTGGAGTTGTGGTGGTCGGGGTCGTCGGCGTTGTGGTAGTCGGGGTTGTCGGAGTTGTGGTAGTCGGGGTTGTCGGGGTTGTTGGAGTTGTGGTAGGATCTGTTATCGGTGCCGGTGGGTATGGAATTACAATAGGAGTTGGAGTTGTACCTGGAGTTGTTGGGTTGACAATGGGGACCGTATCCAGTTGTGTAATGGACACTGAAGATGGGAAGAGCATCCGGTTTTGTTGGATTGCTTCTGAGGGAGGTTTCTCTGCAACACTTGAACCTGAAgacataaacaaaacaaaaaaagaatccaGGTCATGATATAAAGACGCTGCTAACTTTGAATCCAGGTCATGTTATAATGCTATATTTGCAACTTTCTGTCTGAGATATCGGCGATGCAACTGAGGCAAGCTTTAGCATTacagaactctctctctctctctctctctctaggatgTATAGAGTGATAATTTCGTATTGTAGAATTATAGGTTCAACCTCAAATCAACAGAAGAACCTAGTCCATATGATGGATAGGTGTGAAAGTGTACATAGAAACAATTATCGACTCCAATCTGCCAGAATTAACGaccttttttcaaaaatgataaatgctaaaatgtgataaaatctCAACCACTTAATTTGAAATTAGtcgtaaagatttaaaaaatgttgcgTGGTAGAGGACTATAAAAATTCTAGTGGATTTTGatcctctgtgtgtgtgtgtgtgttttttttttttttttaaataccaaaaAATGAGCCAGCAAAAACTGCTCTTCTTAGTTCTTGCTATGGAAATCATTTTCTGCTGTGAAACATTTAGATTTGAGATTGTCTAGCAGTTTTACAACTCCACAAGGAAAATAGGCAATCCAAACAGCTTTCTAATTGCAACTAGAAAGAACATGAGAACCAAATAAGCCCCCAGaacaatgcatgcatgcatgcaaacaaaTCACCTGAGCTGAGGAAAAGGCTGAAGGAAAACAATGCAAGACACCAAAAATTGGTAGCACCCATCCCTCGAAACTTGTCTGGAACAATGACAGAGAAGCTTAAGATGTATATTGGAGGACTAAGAGAGAAAGACCCAATAGGTTTTATTTCAAAGAAGAGTTCCATCTTTTCCCAAagccttaattatatatataaaacccaGAGAATCATAGATTTCTTGGATCGTAGAGAGacgaaaagagagaagaaagaatatAAGAAAACTTAAGAAAGGAGGCATTGGGTAGATGGAAGCTTCAAGCAAGAGAAGGTGCAAAAAAGAGCACAAAAGGTTTCTGAAGAGGGACAAGGGCAAAAGGGGTGAtctgttttggaatttaaatcttaaatgtTTGTGCTCGTATACTACTGATCCTCCTCATCAGTGTCATGTTGTGctattttcctctcttttaCGGTTCTCTTTCTACTGTTTTTATGGTACTAAATCAAAAGCTAAAggtggagagagagacaggAGGAGGAGCTCTTATGTTTAATATATCTCATCGGCTGAATCAAACAGCCTCTTTCCCCCAGTTAAGTTCACTTCGTTAGTTTGCCAACCACCTGATGTGTTGcccaccccccctcccccactaaattattttattttctaaatgatgTTGTTCTTCTTGAATTTTGTCATCTCCAATCACACCGGTTGATATATTATAGTTTAAACGGCTTCTCATGTAAGtagttatttatagaaaatcaattaaaatatgCCACATCAATTCGTATAACTAAAGATGATAAAATCAAGAATCAATAAGACCGTAAACACGGAtgagtttataaatattttttttaacactttattctgttggttgattgtaattgattttaatggtatGAATGAATATTCATGAAAttcttgtatcactagaacATCATGTATGAgaattactctttatatatatcttgtgtACTTGAACTCGTGTCCTTTCTTACAATCAATGAAATCTTATTTAcccataaggaaaaaaaaaagaagaagaagcagcactGCTGTTTTTTCCCCCCtccaatatattattaatatagtgATTAAGTGGAATACTATAGTACATCAAGGTGGTTGAGTGACCATTTTAAGCTTCTAAAATCTCTCTtgcgcctctctctctctctctctctctctctctgcagaAACAACTCCTCTCCCTCAGATGGTTACACGCCctctctcccctcttctcttcttcttcttccatgcaCCCTAACCTCCATTTTTTCCTGACCCATCCTTGAAGCTCTTGTTTTTTGGATCTATCGCCCTTCACTACACACCAAGCCACACGACTACCACCAGAAGCCCCTCCAACCAATCTATCCAAATCAGTCAAAAAATCCTTCAATCCCCTCAATGCATGAGCTCCACGCGCAACCTTCGGCCATATAAGAGTCGGTTTTGCTCTACATCCATCATCAATCTCTTATGTATGTTTGTTCTTTCTAATTGTATTTTACTTTGGTATTGGCATTTTTCTGTATCAGAGTTTATCTTAATCAGAAAGTGTAGAatttgagccatgccacctaatAATCTACCAATAACCCTTTCCTCTGTCTAATAATCCCTTTGAAGAGTGTATATATCATTGAggctcaaaagaaaagaaatccacCAAGAGTTTTGGCTTGGGTTCACAACAACTCTGCTAAATGGAGCTTGTAGATCAAAGAATAAGAATCgaaaaacaaacccaaaccaCTTAATAAGTTGACtttataatttacattcaaactTGATAAAGATGCCAAATGCCAATCGACATCAGCAACTTTCTAGCACATGGGCACAGGTAGCTAGCATCTGTTGTTTTGTTTCAATGCTGCATTATTATGATGCTGATCAATTCCAACTTTCTCTATGAGTTAAAAACAATTACCATTGTCATTATCAAGTAACAGTAGTTTCTTGCAACAACAGAGTTTATTTGATCATGAGCCTAACGTGCTAGTGGGGAGCTAAAGTATTTTGTGGGCTTACaatcagaaaatataaataaggaATAATGCTCGATATAGTCATAAAGTGTGCAATTGAAGCAATATAAAATATTCAGAATACAGACCGATCTTCCTTTGGATCGCATTCCAAAACAATTTAGGGTAATCAGATATCTAATTTTAGGCAAGTTAGTCGAAAATCTAACGGTAAATACCAAATtgttaaatctaaaatatatacttatagtATGGAGAGAGTTTTGCATTTTATTCCCagccacaaaaaataaaataagaagaaaagaaaacgagCATCTTCGAAAACTAATCAGAGGCTTTGCCTATATGAGCGAGTATCTGAACCTAATTGCCAAAAGTCCTTTTCCCCCACAACCACGGCCCTACAATTAACACCATGCGGctatcatttgattttttttttcattcatttttattttttttatattcttacatatatatttaaaaaaaaaatcactatcattcaaaaacactttcttaatcaggaCCCATGCAAAGCGCCCAAGACGAACccttcttcttaaaaaaattgacaacaattt
This genomic interval from Juglans regia cultivar Chandler chromosome 3, Walnut 2.0, whole genome shotgun sequence contains the following:
- the LOC109021328 gene encoding glucan endo-1,3-beta-glucosidase 12-like; translation: MGATNFWCLALFSFSLFLSSGSSVAEKPPSEAIQQNRMLFPSSVSITQLDTVPIVNPTTPGTTPTPIVIPYPPAPITDPTTTPTTPTTPTTTTPTTPTTTTPTTPTTTTPATSGGTWCIASQAASETALQVAIDYACGYGGADCSAIQPGSSCYNPNTLRDHASYAFNDYYHKNPAPTSCVFGGTAQLTYTDPSSGSCHYASSTTTPSISSPVIPTPPTPTTIPMTPPTPTSIPGGSTIYGSEPTESPNSASSVSFCSLMLFTITALVGARAAYYL